A stretch of Clostridium sp. BJN0001 DNA encodes these proteins:
- the wecB gene encoding UDP-N-acetylglucosamine 2-epimerase (non-hydrolyzing) — protein sequence MKILTVVGARPQFIKAAMVSNKIRKKNTEILVHTGQHYDADMSDVFFDELGIPKPDYNLGIGSSMHGHQTGNMLIKLEDIYLKEKPDAVLVYGDTNSTLAGALCASKLLIPVAHVEAGLRSFNKRMPEEQNRIVADHLSDILFTPTNAAVSNLKNENIINGIYNVGDVMFDAINFFNHKAENISQIKQILDLDKKDYILSTIHRAENTNDPQKLSKIIYALNECGQRVIFPLHPRTKKFIEKYNIILADNIEIIDPVGYLEMILLEKNASKIVTDSGGVQKEAYFLKKPCITARDETEWIETINDGWNMIVGSNSNKILDAIQNFNPDGTTHNIFGYGNASDLICNILLKKIKS from the coding sequence ATGAAAATATTAACAGTAGTTGGAGCAAGACCGCAGTTTATTAAAGCAGCTATGGTATCAAACAAAATCAGAAAGAAAAACACTGAAATTTTAGTTCATACAGGGCAACACTATGATGCTGATATGTCAGATGTTTTTTTTGATGAACTTGGAATTCCAAAGCCAGATTATAATTTGGGAATAGGTTCTTCTATGCATGGACATCAGACTGGGAATATGCTTATAAAACTTGAAGATATTTATTTAAAAGAGAAACCGGATGCTGTTTTAGTTTATGGAGACACAAATTCAACACTAGCAGGAGCACTCTGTGCAAGTAAACTTTTAATTCCAGTAGCTCATGTAGAAGCAGGTCTTAGAAGTTTTAATAAAAGAATGCCAGAGGAGCAGAATAGAATAGTAGCAGATCATTTATCAGATATTCTTTTTACTCCGACGAATGCAGCTGTATCAAATTTAAAAAATGAAAATATTATAAATGGTATTTATAATGTTGGGGATGTGATGTTTGATGCAATTAATTTTTTTAATCATAAGGCAGAAAATATATCTCAAATAAAGCAAATATTAGATCTTGATAAAAAAGATTACATTTTGTCAACAATACATAGAGCTGAAAATACAAATGATCCACAAAAGCTATCTAAAATAATTTATGCATTAAATGAATGCGGACAAAGAGTTATTTTTCCACTTCATCCCAGAACTAAAAAATTTATAGAAAAATATAATATTATATTAGCAGATAATATAGAAATAATAGATCCAGTAGGATACTTAGAGATGATTTTACTTGAAAAAAATGCTTCAAAGATTGTTACTGATAGTGGTGGCGTTCAAAAAGAAGCTTATTTTTTAAAAAAGCCATGTATTACAGCTAGAGACGAAACTGAATGGATAGAAACAATAAATGATGGCTGGAACATGATTGTTGGAAGTAATAGCAATAAAATTTTAGATGCTATACAAAACTTCAATCCAGATGGTACTACTCATAATATATTTGGATATGGAAATGCATCAGATTTAATATGCAATATTTTACTTAAAAAAATAAAGAGTTGA
- a CDS encoding 6-hydroxymethylpterin diphosphokinase MptE-like protein encodes MPIQFEKAENGLLTAKYKGKYIHSRYNPQREAEVFVKNNIKYFNGKTIALYGIGLGYHIKEMLKLITEDSAVYVFEMSDELIKEAKIVNPDIFNSDNIKIIDGKSINFYQELVSAIEEAGNLVVHKPSLEMIRESFPKLFNVINDFSSIRNFSTFHNENYMLGEANRKVNISKEYPDISILIDKLSENNKPFIIASAGPSLDYELKTLEKYRDEFTVISVGSSLRTLVNNNILPDAIVIIDPKQIIEKQFIGFENLSIPLCFPASASKWAVEVYNGPKYMFNKCEENTQILVGGTVALSALDIAKKSCAKKIIFIGQDFAYLGEKSHTATYEKMYGFKDSEKTRHKMRIVQGVLGNNLETSDGYLVFKHKVEYFIHNCKDIEFINCSRGAAIEGTKFMTLEEFINKL; translated from the coding sequence ATGCCAATTCAATTTGAAAAAGCAGAAAATGGACTTTTAACTGCTAAATATAAAGGAAAATATATTCATAGCAGATATAATCCGCAAAGAGAAGCCGAAGTTTTTGTTAAGAATAATATTAAATATTTTAATGGAAAAACTATTGCTTTATATGGTATTGGTTTAGGATATCATATAAAAGAAATGTTGAAATTAATTACTGAAGATTCTGCTGTTTATGTTTTTGAAATGAGCGATGAATTAATTAAAGAAGCAAAAATTGTTAATCCAGATATTTTTAATTCTGATAATATAAAAATAATAGATGGTAAAAGCATAAATTTTTACCAAGAGTTAGTAAGCGCAATTGAAGAAGCTGGAAACTTAGTTGTACATAAACCATCACTAGAAATGATAAGAGAATCTTTTCCTAAATTATTTAATGTTATAAATGATTTTTCTAGCATTAGAAATTTTTCCACTTTTCATAATGAAAATTATATGCTTGGAGAAGCAAATAGAAAAGTCAATATATCTAAAGAATATCCTGATATAAGTATTTTAATTGATAAATTAAGTGAAAATAATAAGCCATTTATAATTGCATCTGCAGGACCATCGCTTGATTATGAACTTAAAACTTTAGAAAAATATAGAGATGAATTTACAGTTATTTCTGTAGGAAGTTCACTTAGGACTTTGGTTAATAACAATATTCTGCCAGATGCAATAGTTATTATAGATCCAAAACAAATTATAGAAAAACAGTTTATAGGTTTTGAAAATCTGTCTATTCCATTATGTTTTCCAGCATCAGCATCAAAATGGGCAGTAGAAGTCTATAATGGACCTAAATATATGTTTAATAAATGTGAAGAAAATACGCAAATCCTTGTTGGTGGTACAGTAGCACTTTCAGCACTTGATATTGCAAAAAAAAGTTGTGCAAAAAAGATAATTTTTATTGGACAAGATTTTGCATATCTTGGTGAAAAATCTCATACTGCAACATATGAGAAAATGTATGGGTTTAAAGATAGTGAGAAAACAAGGCATAAAATGCGTATAGTTCAAGGTGTTTTAGGTAATAATCTTGAAACATCTGATGGTTATCTTGTTTTTAAGCATAAAGTAGAATATTTCATACATAACTGTAAAGATATAGAATTTAT